The following proteins come from a genomic window of Pseudomonas sp. MAG733B:
- a CDS encoding cysteine hydrolase family protein yields MELMANAALIIIDQQKGILHPRLGRRNNPEAEERMLELLGHWRRNGRPIVHVQHLSRSEDSVFWPQQSGVEFQERFLPLPGEHLIQKQVPDAFCSTGLEALLREAGIGQLIIVGVAIHNSVESTARTAGNLGFDTWVVEDACFTFDKADFFGHARSAEEVQGMSLGNLHGEYATVVSTATILQAG; encoded by the coding sequence ATGGAATTAATGGCAAACGCAGCATTGATCATCATCGATCAACAGAAAGGCATCCTTCACCCCAGGCTCGGCCGCCGGAACAATCCCGAGGCCGAGGAACGCATGCTGGAACTGCTGGGCCATTGGCGGCGCAACGGGCGGCCGATCGTTCATGTGCAGCATCTGTCGAGATCGGAAGACTCAGTGTTCTGGCCACAGCAGTCGGGCGTGGAGTTTCAGGAACGATTTCTGCCATTGCCGGGTGAGCATCTGATTCAAAAACAGGTGCCGGATGCGTTTTGTTCGACGGGGCTGGAGGCTCTGTTGCGCGAGGCGGGGATCGGGCAATTGATCATCGTTGGCGTGGCGATCCACAACTCGGTGGAATCCACGGCGCGCACGGCGGGCAACCTGGGGTTCGATACCTGGGTGGTCGAGGATGCGTGCTTTACCTTCGACAAGGCTGACTTTTTCGGGCATGCCCGCTCAGCTGAAGAGGTGCAAGGGATGTCGCTGGGGAATTTGCATGGGGAGTATGCGACGGTGGTCAGTACCGCAACGATTTTGCAGGCAGGTTGA
- a CDS encoding transporter substrate-binding domain-containing protein, whose product MKKALLTLSALALCMAAGSAMAKEYKELRFGVDPSYAPFESKAADGSLVGFDIDLGNAICAELKVKCKWVESDFDGMIPGLKANKFDGVISSMTVTPAREKVIDFSGELFSGPTAYVSKKGSGITADVASLKGKTVGYEQGTIQEAYAKAVLDKAGVKTQAYQNQDQVYSDLTSGRLDAGIQDMLQAELGFLKSPNGADYEISKPVDSELLPAKTAVGIKKGNTELKALLDKGIKALHDDGTYATIQKKHFGDLNLYSGK is encoded by the coding sequence ATGAAAAAAGCATTGCTGACCCTTTCTGCACTGGCGTTGTGCATGGCCGCTGGCTCCGCCATGGCAAAGGAATACAAAGAATTGCGTTTTGGCGTTGACCCTTCCTACGCACCGTTCGAGTCGAAAGCGGCCGACGGCAGCCTGGTGGGCTTCGACATCGATCTGGGTAACGCAATCTGTGCCGAGCTGAAGGTCAAGTGCAAATGGGTCGAAAGCGATTTCGACGGGATGATTCCTGGCCTCAAGGCCAATAAATTCGACGGCGTGATCTCTTCGATGACCGTCACCCCGGCCCGCGAAAAAGTCATCGACTTCTCCGGCGAGCTGTTCTCCGGCCCAACCGCTTACGTGTCCAAGAAAGGCTCCGGCATCACCGCCGACGTCGCTTCGCTGAAAGGCAAAACCGTTGGCTACGAGCAAGGCACCATCCAGGAAGCCTATGCCAAAGCCGTTCTGGACAAGGCTGGCGTGAAAACCCAGGCCTATCAGAACCAGGACCAGGTGTATTCCGACCTGACTTCCGGCCGTCTCGACGCTGGCATCCAGGACATGCTGCAAGCTGAACTGGGCTTCCTGAAGTCACCAAACGGCGCTGATTACGAAATCAGCAAGCCGGTCGACAGCGAACTGCTGCCAGCCAAAACAGCAGTCGGTATTAAGAAAGGTAACACCGAGCTGAAAGCACTTTTGGATAAAGGTATCAAAGCGTTACACGATGATGGCACCTACGCCACCATTCAGAAGAAACACTTTGGCGATCTGAATCTGTACAGCGGCAAATAA
- a CDS encoding SEC-C metal-binding domain-containing protein codes for MTQQPHVHGPDCNHDHDHHDHDHGHVHGPNCGHAHQEPVRNALKDVGRNDPCPCGNGKKFKKCHGA; via the coding sequence ATGACCCAGCAACCCCATGTCCATGGCCCTGACTGCAACCACGATCATGACCACCATGATCACGACCATGGCCATGTCCACGGCCCGAACTGCGGCCACGCCCACCAGGAACCGGTGCGCAACGCCCTGAAAGACGTCGGCCGCAACGACCCTTGCCCATGCGGCAACGGCAAGAAATTCAAGAAGTGCCACGGCGCTTGA
- a CDS encoding ABC transporter permease, whose protein sequence is MFENLLQNLGLSAFSLKGFGPLLMEGTWMTIKLSAMSLLVAVLLGLLGASAKLSKVKLLRLVAQCYTTLIRGVPDLVLMLLIFYSLQTWLTSLTDYMEWEYIEINPFSAGVLTLGFIYGAYFTETFRGAILAVPRGQVEAATAYGLKRGQRFRIVVFPQMMRFALPGIGNNWMVMLKATALVSIIGLADLVKAAQDAGKSSYQLFYFLVLAALIYLLITSASNFILRWLERRYAAGTREAVR, encoded by the coding sequence ATGTTCGAAAACCTCCTACAAAATCTGGGGCTCTCAGCCTTCAGCCTCAAGGGCTTCGGTCCTTTGCTGATGGAAGGCACCTGGATGACCATCAAATTATCGGCGATGTCGCTGCTGGTGGCCGTGTTGCTCGGCCTGCTCGGCGCCAGTGCCAAACTGTCAAAAGTCAAACTGCTGCGCCTGGTTGCCCAGTGCTACACCACGCTGATTCGCGGGGTGCCGGACCTGGTGCTGATGCTGCTGATCTTCTACAGCCTGCAAACCTGGCTGACGTCGCTCACCGACTACATGGAATGGGAATACATCGAGATCAACCCGTTCAGCGCCGGGGTCCTGACCCTGGGCTTCATTTACGGCGCGTACTTCACCGAAACCTTCCGCGGCGCGATCCTCGCCGTGCCTCGCGGCCAGGTCGAAGCGGCCACCGCTTACGGTCTCAAGCGCGGTCAGCGGTTCCGCATCGTGGTGTTCCCGCAGATGATGCGCTTTGCCCTGCCGGGTATCGGCAACAACTGGATGGTGATGCTCAAGGCCACTGCGCTGGTGTCGATCATCGGCCTCGCCGATCTGGTCAAGGCTGCCCAGGACGCCGGTAAAAGCAGCTATCAGCTGTTCTACTTCCTGGTGCTCGCCGCGCTGATCTACCTGCTGATCACCAGTGCTTCCAATTTTATTCTGCGCTGGCTCGAACGCCGCTACGCCGCCGGGACCCGGGAGGCCGTACGATGA
- a CDS encoding ABC transporter permease — protein sequence MIELLQEYWKAFLYTDGQNITGLAMTMWLLSASIFIGFIVSIPLSIARVSPHFYIRWPVQFYTYLFRGTPLYIQLLICYTGIYSLAAVRAQPVLDSFFRDAMNCTILAFALNTCAYTTEIFAGAIRSMAHGEVEAAKAYGLTGWKLYAYVIMPSALRRSLPYYSNEVILMLHSTTVAFTATIPDILKVARDANSATFLTFQSFGIAALIYLTVTFALVGLFRLAERRWLAFLGPTH from the coding sequence ATGATCGAACTTCTGCAGGAATACTGGAAAGCCTTCCTTTACACCGACGGCCAGAACATCACCGGTCTGGCCATGACCATGTGGCTGCTCAGCGCGTCGATCTTCATCGGTTTCATCGTCTCGATTCCGCTGTCCATCGCCCGAGTTTCGCCGCACTTCTACATTCGCTGGCCGGTGCAGTTCTACACCTACCTGTTCCGTGGTACGCCGCTCTACATCCAGTTGCTGATCTGCTACACCGGGATCTACAGTCTGGCCGCCGTGCGCGCGCAACCGGTGCTCGACAGCTTCTTCCGCGATGCGATGAACTGCACCATCCTCGCATTCGCCCTGAACACCTGCGCCTACACCACGGAGATTTTCGCCGGGGCGATCCGCAGCATGGCCCATGGTGAAGTCGAGGCGGCCAAGGCCTACGGCCTGACTGGCTGGAAGTTGTATGCCTACGTGATCATGCCTTCGGCACTGCGTCGCTCGTTGCCGTACTACAGCAACGAAGTGATCCTGATGCTGCACTCGACCACCGTGGCGTTCACCGCAACCATCCCGGACATCCTGAAAGTCGCTCGGGACGCCAACTCGGCGACCTTCCTGACCTTTCAGTCGTTCGGCATCGCCGCGCTGATCTACCTGACCGTCACCTTTGCGCTGGTCGGCCTGTTCCGTCTCGCCGAACGTCGCTGGCTAGCCTTCCTTGGGCCGACCCACTAG
- a CDS encoding ligase-associated DNA damage response exonuclease: MDLVIARPEGLYCPAGDFYIDPWRPVDRAVITHAHGDHARIGNRHYLAAAPGEGVLRARLGQDINLQTLPYGERLLHNGVTLSFHPAGHVLGSAQVRLEHGGEVWVASGDYKIEADGTCAPFEPVRCDTFITESTFGLPIYRWPTQAQVFAEINQWWQANAAEDKTSVLLCYAFGKAQRILHGIDASLGPILTHGAVEPLNRVYREAGIHLPPTIYAGEVKKSDPIMRKALVIAPPSAGGSTWMRRFGDYSDGFASGWMRLRGTRRRRGVDRGFVLSDHVDWPGLLWAIEQSGAERVMVTHGSVAVLVRHLREQGLDAQAFDTEYGDDEEEPATPEPAPVETLP, translated from the coding sequence ATGGATCTTGTCATCGCGCGTCCCGAAGGCTTGTACTGTCCCGCCGGCGATTTCTACATCGATCCGTGGCGACCGGTCGACCGGGCGGTCATTACCCACGCTCATGGCGACCACGCGCGCATCGGCAACCGCCACTATCTGGCGGCGGCCCCCGGTGAAGGGGTGCTGCGCGCGCGATTGGGCCAAGACATCAACCTGCAAACGCTGCCCTATGGCGAGCGGTTGCTGCACAACGGCGTCACCCTGAGCTTTCATCCCGCCGGACACGTCCTCGGCTCGGCCCAGGTGCGACTGGAACATGGCGGCGAAGTCTGGGTCGCTTCCGGCGATTACAAAATCGAAGCTGACGGCACCTGCGCCCCGTTTGAACCGGTGCGTTGCGATACCTTCATCACCGAGTCGACCTTCGGCCTGCCTATTTATCGCTGGCCGACCCAGGCGCAGGTCTTCGCCGAGATCAATCAGTGGTGGCAAGCCAACGCGGCCGAAGATAAAACCAGCGTTCTGTTGTGCTACGCCTTCGGCAAAGCCCAGCGCATTCTCCACGGTATCGACGCCAGCCTCGGCCCGATCCTCACTCATGGCGCGGTTGAGCCGTTGAACCGGGTTTACCGCGAAGCGGGTATTCACCTGCCACCCACGATCTACGCCGGCGAGGTCAAAAAGAGCGACCCGATAATGCGCAAAGCGCTGGTCATCGCCCCGCCGTCCGCCGGTGGCAGCACCTGGATGCGTCGCTTCGGCGATTACAGTGACGGCTTTGCCAGCGGCTGGATGCGCCTGCGCGGCACGCGTCGGCGACGCGGTGTGGATCGCGGCTTCGTACTCTCCGATCACGTTGACTGGCCTGGATTGCTGTGGGCCATCGAACAGAGTGGAGCCGAACGAGTGATGGTCACCCACGGTTCTGTCGCCGTGCTGGTACGGCACCTGCGCGAGCAAGGTCTCGACGCCCAGGCCTTCGACACCGAATACGGCGACGATGAAGAAGAACCGGCGACCCCCGAACCCGCGCCGGTCGAGACGCTGCCATGA
- a CDS encoding ATP-dependent DNA ligase produces MKAFAELYAELDATTSSNAKLAAMQRYFAHAAPQDAAWAVYFLSGGRPRQLVPVRVLQDLAVTYSGLSSWLFEESYQAVGDLAETISLILPDAPHASTDGLAMWIEDKLLPLRGESPEVLAEQLPRLWSQLDRTSLMLCIKLITGSFRVGVSKLLVTRALASMAHLDSKRVAQRLVGYTDLSNRPSAASYLKLIAAESDDEHAQRGGQPYPFFLAHALSQPVEQFEAVLGPASHWQVEWKWDGIRAQVVKRGGQLWVWSRGEELVTERFPELQNLIHCLPDGTVIDGEIVAWKSAPAETEDAFDPQMPTSPAVQPFALLQQRIGRKTLSKKILSDVPVVILAYDLLEWAGEDWRNQPQVQRRAQLEQVIAHCNHPALLVSPLLTGEDWFDLARQREASRRLGVEGMMLKARDALYGVGRTKDVGVWWKWKVDPFSVDAVLIYAQRGHGRRASLFSDYTFAVWDGPPDASERTLVPFAKAYSGLTDEEMRQVDSIVRKTTVEKFGPVISVKPSLVFELGFEGIALSKRHKSGIAVRFPRMLRWRQDKPVEEADHLGTLQDLLG; encoded by the coding sequence ATGAAGGCATTTGCCGAGTTGTATGCCGAGCTCGATGCCACGACTTCAAGCAATGCCAAACTGGCGGCGATGCAACGCTACTTCGCGCACGCCGCACCGCAAGATGCCGCGTGGGCGGTGTATTTCCTGTCCGGGGGGCGGCCACGGCAATTGGTACCCGTGCGCGTTCTGCAAGATTTGGCGGTGACCTATTCCGGGCTATCGTCGTGGCTGTTCGAAGAGAGTTATCAAGCCGTCGGCGATCTGGCCGAAACCATTTCGCTGATACTGCCCGATGCGCCCCACGCGTCCACTGACGGTCTGGCGATGTGGATCGAAGACAAGTTGCTGCCGTTGCGCGGCGAATCTCCTGAGGTACTCGCCGAACAACTTCCCCGGCTCTGGTCGCAACTGGACCGCACCAGCCTGATGCTCTGCATCAAATTGATCACCGGCAGTTTTCGCGTCGGTGTCTCCAAACTGCTGGTGACCCGCGCGCTCGCATCGATGGCTCATCTGGACAGCAAACGTGTGGCGCAGCGCCTGGTGGGCTACACCGATCTGTCCAACCGCCCGAGCGCCGCCAGCTACTTGAAGTTGATCGCCGCCGAGTCGGACGACGAACATGCCCAGCGTGGCGGTCAGCCGTATCCGTTTTTTCTCGCCCATGCCCTGTCGCAACCAGTCGAACAATTCGAGGCGGTGCTCGGCCCCGCCAGCCATTGGCAGGTTGAATGGAAGTGGGATGGCATCCGCGCCCAAGTGGTCAAGCGCGGCGGACAACTGTGGGTCTGGTCACGGGGTGAAGAATTGGTGACCGAGCGCTTTCCCGAACTGCAGAACCTGATCCACTGCCTGCCCGATGGCACGGTGATCGATGGCGAAATCGTTGCCTGGAAAAGCGCTCCAGCGGAAACCGAAGACGCCTTCGATCCACAAATGCCGACCTCGCCCGCCGTGCAACCCTTCGCTCTCTTGCAGCAGCGGATCGGCCGTAAAACCCTCAGCAAGAAAATTCTCAGTGACGTACCCGTGGTCATCCTCGCGTACGACTTGCTGGAATGGGCGGGCGAGGACTGGCGCAATCAGCCACAAGTGCAGCGGCGGGCGCAACTGGAGCAGGTCATTGCCCACTGCAATCACCCGGCGTTGCTGGTTTCGCCCCTGTTGACCGGCGAGGACTGGTTCGATCTCGCCCGGCAGCGCGAAGCGTCTCGTCGGCTCGGCGTAGAAGGCATGATGCTCAAGGCTCGCGACGCACTCTACGGCGTGGGTCGAACCAAGGATGTGGGCGTCTGGTGGAAATGGAAAGTCGACCCGTTCAGCGTCGACGCCGTGCTGATCTATGCACAGCGCGGTCATGGGCGCCGGGCCAGTCTTTTCAGCGATTACACCTTCGCGGTCTGGGACGGCCCGCCCGACGCCAGCGAACGCACACTGGTGCCTTTTGCCAAAGCCTATTCCGGACTGACCGATGAAGAAATGCGTCAGGTCGACAGCATCGTGCGTAAAACCACCGTCGAAAAATTCGGTCCGGTGATCAGCGTCAAACCGAGCCTGGTGTTTGAACTGGGTTTCGAGGGCATTGCCCTGTCCAAGCGGCATAAAAGCGGGATTGCGGTGCGGTTTCCGCGAATGCTGCGTTGGCGCCAGGACAAGCCGGTCGAAGAGGCTGACCATCTGGGAACACTGCAGGACCTGCTCGGGTAA
- a CDS encoding penicillin acylase family protein, whose product MASPALTHFLPRFGVAAAVAGVLSLTGCQSFNAQDTLPPTSGVQPLKGLAQNVSVRRNAMGMPLIESSTFHDALFSLGYVHASDRITQMVTLRLLAQGRLAEMHGADLLDADRYMRAVNLKKSAGELYKASSPRLKRFFEVYARGVNAYLFRYRDKLPADLAASGYKPEYWQPEDSALIFCLLNFSQSANLPEEISALVLAQTLTTDKLPWLTPSAPDEKLPLAESEKLQGIKLNGQIPGLADISKATGQLSDLNLLGATSSNNWAIAPQRSRSGKSLLASDSHGPLGVPSLFTYVQIRAPKYQASGVTIAGLPMVLGGFNGKVAWSTTSVMGDNQDLFLEKIRRQGNGLAYETNGKWQPAIVRNETYFVKGQRPIREVVYETRHGPLLNSAQGLAQGSGFGLALQTPNFTDDKSLDAFFDLSRAQSVEKASDASREIRAIALNLVFADASNIGWQVTGRYPNRREGEGLLPSPGWEDRYDWDGYADPMLHPYDQDPAQGWLGTANQRVIPHGYGMQLSNSWSAPERGERLAELAGVGKHDTRSLIAMQYDQTTTFAAKLKKMFEAPGMAQPLKQAIEALPVADRGKAREALTRLMAFDGKLAPTSTDAAIYELFLQESMKQIFLDELGPESSPAWKAFVANGKLSYAAQADHLLGREDSPFWDDARTAQKEDKPAILARSLAAAMTAGDSQLGGDHKAWQWGKLHRYEWKNANGQTVRGPLPAGGDHTTLNTAAFAWGQDFNTTLAPAMRFIVDFGQPEPLMGQNATGQSGNPASPNYLNSIDPWLKGQYQSLPMQPQNFDKVYGTKRLTLTPGK is encoded by the coding sequence ATGGCCTCGCCAGCCCTTACACATTTTCTACCCCGGTTCGGCGTTGCCGCAGCAGTGGCGGGGGTTTTGAGCCTGACCGGTTGTCAGAGCTTCAACGCCCAGGACACCCTTCCACCGACCTCCGGCGTACAGCCGCTGAAGGGTCTGGCGCAGAATGTTTCGGTGCGCCGCAATGCCATGGGCATGCCGTTGATCGAAAGCAGCACGTTCCACGACGCGCTGTTCAGCCTCGGTTATGTGCACGCCAGCGACCGCATCACGCAAATGGTCACCCTGCGCTTGCTCGCCCAGGGTCGTCTGGCCGAAATGCACGGTGCGGACCTGCTGGACGCTGACCGCTACATGCGCGCCGTCAACCTGAAGAAAAGCGCCGGTGAGCTGTACAAGGCGTCTTCGCCGCGCCTCAAGCGTTTCTTCGAAGTCTATGCTCGCGGGGTCAACGCTTACCTGTTCCGCTACCGCGACAAGTTGCCGGCGGACCTCGCCGCCAGCGGCTACAAGCCTGAATACTGGCAGCCGGAAGATTCGGCGCTGATTTTCTGCCTGCTGAACTTCAGCCAGTCCGCCAACCTGCCAGAAGAAATTTCCGCGCTGGTGCTCGCGCAAACGCTCACTACCGACAAACTGCCGTGGCTGACGCCGTCCGCTCCCGACGAAAAACTGCCATTGGCCGAAAGCGAAAAGCTGCAAGGCATCAAGCTCAATGGACAAATTCCGGGGCTGGCTGACATCAGCAAAGCCACAGGCCAGCTCTCTGACCTGAATCTGCTCGGCGCCACTTCGTCGAACAACTGGGCGATCGCCCCGCAACGCAGCCGCAGCGGTAAAAGCCTGCTGGCCAGCGACAGCCATGGCCCGCTGGGCGTGCCGTCGCTGTTCACCTATGTGCAGATTCGCGCGCCGAAGTATCAGGCTTCCGGCGTAACCATCGCCGGGTTGCCAATGGTGCTGGGCGGATTCAACGGCAAAGTGGCGTGGAGCACGACCAGCGTCATGGGCGACAACCAGGATTTGTTCCTGGAAAAAATCCGCCGCCAGGGCAACGGTCTCGCCTACGAAACCAACGGCAAATGGCAGCCGGCGATCGTGCGCAACGAAACCTATTTCGTCAAAGGCCAGCGGCCGATTCGCGAAGTCGTGTACGAAACACGCCATGGTCCGCTCCTCAACAGCGCCCAAGGCCTGGCACAGGGCAGCGGTTTCGGCTTGGCATTGCAGACACCGAACTTCACTGACGACAAATCTCTTGATGCGTTTTTCGACCTGTCCCGTGCGCAGAGCGTCGAGAAAGCCTCGGACGCCAGCCGCGAGATCCGCGCCATTGCCTTGAACCTGGTGTTTGCCGATGCCAGCAACATCGGCTGGCAAGTCACCGGCCGTTACCCGAACCGCCGTGAAGGCGAAGGCCTGCTGCCCTCGCCGGGCTGGGAAGATCGCTACGATTGGGACGGTTACGCCGACCCGATGCTGCACCCTTACGATCAGGACCCGGCGCAAGGCTGGCTCGGCACCGCCAACCAGCGGGTCATTCCCCATGGCTACGGCATGCAGCTGTCCAACTCCTGGTCTGCCCCGGAGCGCGGCGAGCGTTTGGCCGAACTGGCCGGCGTGGGCAAACACGACACCCGCAGCCTGATCGCCATGCAGTACGACCAGACCACTACCTTCGCCGCCAAGCTGAAGAAAATGTTCGAAGCACCGGGCATGGCCCAGCCGCTCAAACAGGCGATCGAAGCCCTGCCGGTGGCGGATCGTGGCAAGGCGCGCGAGGCGCTGACACGCTTGATGGCGTTCGACGGCAAACTGGCGCCGACCTCCACCGACGCGGCGATCTACGAGCTGTTCTTGCAAGAAAGCATGAAGCAGATTTTCCTCGATGAACTGGGCCCGGAAAGCAGCCCGGCCTGGAAAGCCTTCGTCGCCAACGGCAAGTTGTCCTATGCCGCTCAGGCCGACCACTTGCTGGGCCGCGAAGACAGTCCGTTCTGGGACGATGCACGCACCGCTCAGAAAGAAGACAAACCGGCGATCCTCGCTCGCAGCCTCGCAGCGGCAATGACCGCCGGCGACAGCCAGTTGGGTGGCGATCACAAAGCCTGGCAGTGGGGCAAATTGCATCGCTATGAATGGAAGAACGCCAATGGCCAGACCGTACGCGGTCCGCTGCCGGCCGGCGGCGATCACACCACGCTCAATACCGCTGCGTTCGCTTGGGGTCAGGACTTCAATACGACGCTGGCACCGGCCATGCGCTTTATCGTCGACTTCGGCCAGCCCGAACCGCTGATGGGCCAGAACGCCACCGGCCAGTCCGGCAACCCGGCCAGCCCGAACTACCTGAACAGCATCGATCCGTGGCTCAAGGGTCAATACCAGAGCTTGCCAATGCAGCCGCAAAACTTTGACAAGGTGTACGGAACCAAGCGCTTGACCCTGACACCGGGCAAGTAA